agaaacatcactatctcatctggaagatcaactcccactcgattcaagtgattgttgtactcagacaatctgaacacaagctcaacgattgagcttttctcccctagtttgcaggctaagaaaatcgtcggaggtcttatacctcttgacgtgggcacgagcctgaaattccaatttcagctcTCGAAACATCTCAGATGTTCCAcgacgtttcaaaatcgtcttggtgcctcaactctaaaccgtttaactgaactatcacgtagttatcaaaatgtgtatgtccgatgttcgtaacatccacaaacgacgtttggggttcagcacactgagcggtgcattaaggacataagctttctactgtccgcataatcgctacaatcaactttcaactaaattttctctaggaacatatctgaaacggtagaactaaagcgcgagctacgacgtaatttgcaaagggcttttgactatgttcaggataattaagttcatctaatgaactcccactcagatagacatccctctagtcatctaagtgattacatgatccgagtcaactaggccgtgtccgatcatcatgtgagatggactagtcatcatcggtgaacatcttcatgttgatcgtatccaccatacgactcatgctcgaccttttggtctcttgtgttccgaggccatgtctatacatgctaggctcgtcaagttaacctaagtgtttcgcgtgtgtaaatctggcttacacccgttgtatgtgaacgtaagaatctatcacacccgatcatcacgtggtgcttcgaaacgacgaactttcgcaacggtgcacagttagggggaacactttcttgaaattttaatgagggatcatcttatttactaccgtcgttctaagcaaataagatgcataaacatgataaacatcacatgcaatcaaatagtgacatgatatggccaatatcattttgctccttttgatctccatcttcggggctccatcatcatcatcgtcaccggcatgacaccatgatctccatcatcgtgtctccatgaagttgtctcgccaacttattacttctactactatggctaccggttagcaataaagtaaagtaattacatggcgttgttcaatgacacgcaggtcatacaataaataaagaaaactcctatggctcctgccggttgtcacactcatcgacatgcaagtcgtgattcctattacaagaacatgatcaatctcatacatcacatatcattcatcacattcttcttgtccatatcacatcacatagcataccctgcaaaaacaagttagacgtcctctaattgttgtttgcatgttttacgtggctgctatgggtttctagcaagaacgtttcttacctacgcaaaaccacaacgtgatatgcgaattgctatttacccttcataaggacccttttcatcgaatccgttccgactaaagtgggagagactggcacccgctagccaccttatgcaccaagtgcatgtcagtcggtggaacctgtctcacgtaagagtacgtgtaatgtcggtctgggccgcttcatcccacaataccgtcaaaacaagattggactagtaacggtaagcatattgaacaaaatcaaagCCCACAActactttatgttctactcgtgcaaagaatctatgcaatagacctagctctgttaccactgttggggaacgtagcagaaattcaaaaattttcctacgaatcaccaagatctatctatggagagactagcaacgaggggaaggagagtgcatctacatacccttgtagatcgctaagcggaagcgttcaagagaactaggttgaaggagtcatactcgtcgtgatccaaatcaccggagatcctagtgccgaacggacggcacctccgcgttcaacacacgtacagcccggtgacgtctcccacgccttgatccagcaaggagagagggagaggttgaggaagactccgtccagtagcagcacaacggcgtggtggtggtggaggagcgtggcaatcctgcagggcttcgccaagcagcgcgggagaggagaagggagagaggtagggctgcgccaaggaaaggtcgaactcatgtgttggcagccctcaagacctcaactatatataggaaagagggagggggtgcaccccctctagggtttccaccccaaggggtgcggctgcccccaatcccatctagggtggtggccaaggtggggggagaggggaaacttgccccccaagttaggtgggtgcgccccctccccaaaccctaggcgccttgggcccttgtggggggcgcaccaaccagaccacctggggctggtcccctcccacacttggcccatgcagccctccggggatggtggccccacttggtggacccccgggaccctctcggtggtcctggtacgttaccgataaaacccgaaacttttccggtgaccaaaacagaacttcccatatataaatctttacctttggaccattccgtaactcctcgtgacgtccgagatctcatccgggactccgaacaacattcggtaaccacatacaaacttcctttataaccctagcgtcatcgaaccttaagtgtgtagaccctacgggttcgggaaccatgcagacatgaccgagacgttcttcggtcaataaccaacagcgggatctggatacccatgttggttcccacatgttccacgatgatctcatcggatgaaccacgatgtcaaggactcaatcaatcccgtatacaattccctttgtctagcggtattgtacttgcccgagattcgatcgtcggtatgccgataccttgttcaatctcgttaccggcaagtctctttactcgttccgtaacacatcatcccatgatcaaccccttggtcacattgtgcatattatgatgatgacctaccaagtgggcccagagatacctcttcgttacacggagtgacaaatcccagtctcgattcgtgccaacccaacagacactttcggagatacctgtagtgcacctttatagccacccagttatgttgtgacgtttggtacacccaaagcattcctacggtatccgggagttgcacaatctcatggtctaaggaaatgatacttggcattagaaaagctttagcatacgaactacgatctttgtgctaggcttaggattgggtcttgtccatcacatcattctcctaatgatgtgatcccgttatcaacgacatccaatgtgcatggtcaggaaaccgtaaccatctattgatcaacgagctagttaactagaggcttactagggacatggtgttgtctatgtacccacacatgtatctgagtttcctatcaatacaattatagcatggataataaacaattatcatgaacaaggaaatataataataataactaatttattattgcctctagggcatatttccaacaatcccaaCATATATTTGAAAAGTGGGCCTACTCCTGTCATGTATGAGAAAAACTAGGCATTCGAGCATATATTTGAAAAATGGCTAATcttgtatttcaaaaatgttaaacatCTATAACAAAATGTTCCCGATGTCCTTGTATGAGAAAAAAGTTGACATCAAAATATATATTTGAAAaagaatgttaatcatgtattttttgaaatctaaatgtgtataaaaaaacaTGCAAGGGTTTGTGACATGGTGATAAACTGTATGGACATTGTGTTCTACACCGTATGTTCACGGTAAATAATGTATATGTATATCTCATCATtagtccgtggcaacgcacggacacTCAACTAGTAGTATCTAAAATGCCACTGAGTCTAGTACTAATACACATCTCGGTCTCTTGCATTGGATACTGTGGGTGTTAAATGATGGAGATATgcaaaaaaaaaattctaaaatgCCACGTAATTTAGTACTAATACATGATGAGATATACATATACATTATTTAGAGTGGGTGTTAAATGATGGAGATATGCAAATCCCTCCCCCGGGCTATATACTAATTAATTTGTGATGTGAGTTTGTTGCATGATTGCAATGTATCCCCTGCAGATACCTCCAACATTATCCGCCGCCCAAACGATATCCGTACGTCAATATATAATGGTGTTGCAATCGGCAGCCATGGCAACCAGAAACATAACATGGAGATAACCTCCTCCACCGTGCTGCTGCTTGTTGCCGGCGTGCTAGTCCATGTCCTGCCTACGACATGCACGGCGGTCCGTGGGTTTAGCCTCCCGCTAGTCGCCAACCACGGCGGGGGCACGTACCGTGTGGACGCCGATGGCTTCATGATCGTGAACACCACGAGCTTCCACCACCGTCCCTTCCTGACGGCCCCCCTGAGGTACATGTATGGCGTGGCCGTGACCATTGGCACGGGCCACGGCAAGAGTACCCATTTCCTCGTGCTGGACACGGCCAACAGCCTGCCATGGATGCGGTGCGCGCACTGCTTGCCGGTGCAACGACAACGTAGCCCGGTGTTCGACCCTAGCCACTCGAGCAGCTACCGCCCCCTCCATCCGACCAACCCACTGTGTCGGCCGCCCAACCGCGTCCACCCCGCTGGCGACAAGTGCTCCTTCCACCTCCCACGGGAGGCACACGGCTTCGTCGGCGTCGACACCATCATTCTGGGTAATCCAACTTTGCCTATCCATGGCATCGCCTTTGGGTGTGCGCAGGCCACCGAGGGGTTCGACACCAAAGGCACGTTCGCAGGCACACTGGGCATGGGCAGGCTGCCTACCTCCCTCATCATGCAGATCAAGGACCGTGTCGCCTGGCGCTTCTCCTATTGTCTGATCGGCCCAGGTCACAGCCAGGACCGACATGGCTTCATCCGCTTCGGCGCCGAcatcccggagcccccgcctctGGGCCACCATCGCATCAAGATCCTTCCCACGCCAGCACACTTCCCACACGGCATCGTCGACTCGGCCTACTACGTGAAGCTTCTGGGCGTGAGCCTCAACGGGTCCCCGATCCAGGGTATCCACCAAACTATGTTCGAGCGGAGGCATGACAGGTCAGGCGGGTGCTTCCTGGATGCCGGCACAGAGACCACCCGTCTGGTGCCAGCGGCGTACACGCTCGTGGAGGAGGCGGTGGCCCATATGGTGCAGCAGTGGGGGTACAAGCGCGTTCGCGATCGCGACTTCCTCCTGTGTTTCCGGGAGGAGCCCGGGATCTGGTCGCGCATCCCAAGGTTGAGGCTCGACTATGAGGGTCCGCCTACTCGGCACGGGGAGCCCACGCGTGCGCACCTGGAAATCGGCTCCCGACGCCTCTTTGTAAAGGTTGAAAACAAGCagttgttgtgctttggggtgtaCCCCACGACCTCGCGCCACCCCACGGTCATTGGCGCCATGCAGCAGGTGGATACGCGTTTCATTTTCGACCTCAGGGCCAACACCATCACCATCCACCCAGAGAGCTGTGAAGACGACACCGAGCCCGCCCCGTCCGAGTGGTGACGAGGCTTGTACCATTCATTAGCTACTCGTTGATCATTAGTCACTCATGTTTAAGATCGTTGTGCGCCATCCTTAATCGAGTGGCATGTCAAAATATATAATAAACCATGAAGATTCATGCAGTCTCCTCCAGTTTTTAGTTTAGTAGCAGATTCAACCTAGACTTGTTCATATCTTCAAAAAAAGGAACCACATCATTAGTTAGTTAGGATCTGAAAATAACGCTCTGATGTTAAGAACCTCATGTACATGGGCTGCCCCCCTTCGACCAGCAGATTCAAAGTAGACTTTCATACCATGCTTCCAAGGAAATTAAAATGGTGGACCTTTGAAAGCCAGTAGGATGGGTTCATATATCATTATCTCGCACTGATTCCCGGTACTGATTTTTGTAACTTAAACCCTATGATATGATGCATTTATTTTCCTTCCTTTAGCAATTGAAATTCCAGAAGGTAGCTCACACTACCATCTGATGACACAATATGCATTTATCGTTTTGCAATTTCCATGATGAAAAAGTTCCATTTCGACATCTTGGACGTCTCGAATTTTCAGCGTACTGCCTGCCTGTGCAGGCCACTGCTTCACTGCTTGAATAATTTTCCTTCGACCTGGACAAACTTAGATACTAAGTTGATGTGTCAAGTGTATTGGACACTGCAGCTAACTAATTTCAGTCTAATAATATCTCATTGATTTTTCTGAGGGAAAGCCAGTTGGCACTTTATTGCTGGTTCGAAAATGTTACATCCGTTAAGACACGAGGAAGAAGAAAACTAGGTGGATCACCATCCTACcagtatcactagtagaaaaatggccaattgtcccggttcgtaagggccttttgtcccggttttggaaccaggactaaaaggtcgttactaatgcccttggcctttagtcccggttcttacacgaaccgggacagacgGGCCACCacatggccgctgcggccagcccagtcaggggggcctttggtcccggttggtggctggagctgaggtttttatTTTTGAGAGGgtctggtttaggggttttgggggttaatttaggttgttattagttagctaatagagagaagtgtcctctcttatatatctccctgcttggtttaccaacgctacttcTATGCCTAAGGTTAACacggcttagattgaagtgaaggcaacatgtggtgcatgtcgaaagtaatactaatcctaacttgatcatgtttggattgtactactttcgacatgcaccacatgcatgttgccttcacttcaatccaatccatgttcatttcacccgctgatatataataactcttcatgctcgcatcatgcatcatcatatataataacaagtcctactaattagtcatcatcatacaacttctactcgttattaataacaagtcatacgatcatcatcctcatagtcatcgaaccaactgtacttaattgttcttagcacatgatcatcagtattaggtaggacctaaataccctctttaaggtaaaatagcataaaacaatatagaccctgactctccattatggagaatggagatcatcctgtctccaattcttgcgcttcgcttccttttatttccaagaacctccttacgactgcccatacattttttccattctttgattgtcatgtctccacttcttttagaaatctggtatggacagttgagattcgtaggacgacttggttgtatgttcaaaacatcaaggcgaccgtgctgatacatcagatgaggcacacaatcattcaggattatctgttgaaaatcatagtaataacttcgtagttagcaatgatgtactagttttagaagtatgcaaaagatgcacagatgtcgtaatagtaaaaaagcttaccagggtatctccatggtagttaccgtagttcaacacgtgcactagtggcacgtattgaccataatgttgaggagtttgattgtagatattgtaatcctcaagatcagtacaaaatgcgatcagatggtttttctcctgataagttaattcggtaccatcggtgtagtgggttttgtctaccatcttccgcacattctttgaagaataaaaataagctgtcaatggaaataagctgtcaactattttgaaataaacaatataaattacttaataactatgtttgagaagctcacataggggaagaattggaagcgtatcaacaaagacccaaatgtccatattgtcttgctcgattttaggatcaccaagatccatggtgacaagcataccctcatcaaaaccatatatcttgcaaagtgcttcctaatttttgcaaccaaaatgggttacactgtcagaattgtacaactttacttcaaaatccccACCATGATGgctccttaggtgaattttctttgtttccatactttcatggtcttcaaaatccatcctctctaagacatagcgtcttgcatagcatgagataagctagtcgaattggaaaatatgaaaagcacacgttgaaatagttgaagtggTGCTTAATTAATTACGAAAAAACTCTTGTTGtagttgcgtaccgtttcaacatcgaaggtctcctcgagcttaatgctgaagcaccgatcatCGTCCAGCTtaaggaacctgtcgcacatacctcggtcatcgtggcaccagttgcactccgggcggttttcgtcgttcgagtacgacatttcctatgttcaaaaaccctataagctatcaagggggtcggtgacggggacgacggtgcggatgatggagggggctcctagatttctatAAAAACAGAAAGCCTATAAGCTATCa
Above is a window of Triticum aestivum cultivar Chinese Spring chromosome 6B, IWGSC CS RefSeq v2.1, whole genome shotgun sequence DNA encoding:
- the LOC123134909 gene encoding protein ASPARTIC PROTEASE IN GUARD CELL 1-like; translated protein: MEITSSTVLLLVAGVLVHVLPTTCTAVRGFSLPLVANHGGGTYRVDADGFMIVNTTSFHHRPFLTAPLRYMYGVAVTIGTGHGKSTHFLVLDTANSLPWMRCAHCLPVQRQRSPVFDPSHSSSYRPLHPTNPLCRPPNRVHPAGDKCSFHLPREAHGFVGVDTIILGNPTLPIHGIAFGCAQATEGFDTKGTFAGTLGMGRLPTSLIMQIKDRVAWRFSYCLIGPGHSQDRHGFIRFGADIPEPPPLGHHRIKILPTPAHFPHGIVDSAYYVKLLGVSLNGSPIQGIHQTMFERRHDRSGGCFLDAGTETTRLVPAAYTLVEEAVAHMVQQWGYKRVRDRDFLLCFREEPGIWSRIPRLRLDYEGPPTRHGEPTRAHLEIGSRRLFVKVENKQLLCFGVYPTTSRHPTVIGAMQQVDTRFIFDLRANTITIHPESCEDDTEPAPSEW